From Candidatus Kryptonium sp., the proteins below share one genomic window:
- a CDS encoding SusC/RagA family TonB-linked outer membrane protein, whose translation MKKLIFSLFLLLTVATLAFAQLGAIRGRVTDAQTGEALPGANVFLLNTVYGAASDAAGFYVIKNVVPGTYTLVARYVGYQEFRQSVTVTPGDTITVNVRLVPGLIQVSPIVVTAIGVEEERAKLGTSVSSVTGETILRTGYTNVISSIAVKAPGVFTIEAVGDPGAATRIVLRGPRSLQTANQPLIVVDGVPIWNSTFGASVGNVSTISRNVDINPEDIESIEVMKGPAAAAIWGARAANGVIVIKTKSGSFSAAKKIRLSLKGRIHRSELLRPFPLQREFGQGQHGNFVFNGLLSWGDRIADRPGGPDSLARPDYPYSRIVVKRSKDTYDHATELFRKPTTWNYSIEISGGDEWGSFYLNAERLEEQGIILANSDFKRTSIRANVSRRFAENITARVNAAYVKTSTNRIQQGSNISGLLLGAYRTPPDFNNLPYVVTYVSPAGARFPNSHRSYRNAEGDPARGVGYNNPFFTIYRNNTLFYTDRVFGSAEISYDPYKWLNITYRIGADYYTDRRNQLWPFQDAAIPTGRVSREVISQFQINTDLMVRLKYQFNKIISGSFLLGAHLDHELTDNTFVQGTRFILADAPPYILNTLDYLPDEGKTIVRTGAFYGEIGVDVFDQVYVRLSGRNESASTYGARGKKTYFFPSGSVAWEFTKLPFFTTQPIITFGKLRAAVGVAGVRPPAYVTRTYYVNASFGNGWGPVTNAIYYGGGSVQSSQLGNPEIKPELTTEVEYGIDLRLLSDRLSISATRYTNKTKDAILNVAVPPSSGFSTRWANTAKIDNKGTELQVIAEWLRLGSFSWTTTINWSQNKNTVVELAPGIESIALAGFVDPSSRAVRGYPMGVLYGSRWERWTRDTTVTIGGRQYQFKAGSIRLNPNGFPIPSPIYGVLGDPNPDWRAGFINTLRFGRLTLNVVVDVAKGGKIWNGTKGALYYFGTHGDQNWWTTISADEANTLKNYLGLTPNQFMATYPTRNVYRRNPDGTVSFRGYVADFGGGRVIVDEYYFYSGPGSGFTGPAEQFMEDAGYVKLREISLTYNLPLRRFGLESIDLGVILRNMKIWTKYTGIDPETNLTGPTNGQGLDYFNNPPMRSIVFSISVNY comes from the coding sequence ATGAAAAAGTTAATTTTCAGTTTGTTCCTACTTTTAACTGTCGCAACACTTGCCTTCGCACAGCTTGGGGCTATAAGGGGAAGAGTAACAGATGCTCAAACTGGAGAAGCCCTGCCTGGAGCAAATGTCTTTTTACTTAACACAGTTTATGGTGCAGCAAGCGATGCAGCAGGTTTCTATGTTATTAAAAATGTTGTCCCGGGGACATATACTCTTGTTGCGAGGTATGTGGGTTATCAAGAATTTAGACAAAGTGTTACAGTAACGCCCGGGGACACAATTACAGTAAATGTTAGATTGGTGCCAGGGCTTATACAAGTAAGCCCAATTGTTGTTACTGCAATTGGTGTTGAGGAGGAAAGAGCAAAACTTGGAACCTCTGTTTCAAGCGTAACAGGTGAGACAATTTTAAGAACTGGTTATACAAATGTTATTTCTTCAATTGCAGTTAAAGCTCCGGGTGTGTTTACAATTGAAGCAGTTGGAGATCCTGGAGCTGCAACAAGAATTGTTCTTCGTGGTCCGAGGTCATTACAAACCGCCAATCAGCCGTTGATCGTTGTTGATGGTGTTCCGATATGGAACTCAACATTTGGAGCAAGCGTTGGTAATGTTTCAACCATATCAAGAAATGTTGATATAAATCCTGAAGATATTGAATCAATTGAAGTTATGAAGGGACCTGCAGCAGCTGCTATTTGGGGTGCAAGAGCAGCTAATGGTGTCATAGTTATAAAGACAAAATCAGGTTCCTTCTCAGCTGCGAAGAAAATTCGTTTATCACTTAAAGGTAGAATACACAGAAGTGAACTTTTAAGACCATTCCCGCTCCAAAGAGAATTTGGACAGGGACAGCACGGGAATTTTGTATTTAATGGCTTGTTGTCTTGGGGTGACAGAATTGCAGATAGACCTGGTGGACCTGATTCACTCGCAAGACCTGATTATCCATATTCAAGAATAGTTGTAAAAAGATCAAAAGATACTTATGATCACGCAACAGAATTATTCCGCAAGCCGACAACCTGGAACTATTCAATTGAGATAAGTGGCGGAGATGAATGGGGTTCATTTTATTTGAACGCTGAGCGACTTGAGGAGCAAGGTATCATACTTGCAAATAGCGACTTCAAGAGAACATCAATCAGGGCAAACGTTTCAAGAAGGTTTGCGGAAAATATAACTGCAAGAGTTAATGCTGCATATGTTAAGACATCAACCAACAGAATACAGCAAGGTTCAAACATAAGTGGTCTTTTGTTAGGTGCATATAGAACACCACCCGATTTCAACAATTTGCCCTATGTTGTAACATATGTTTCGCCAGCTGGGGCTAGATTCCCGAATTCACACAGATCATATAGAAATGCAGAAGGTGATCCAGCAAGAGGAGTTGGTTATAATAATCCATTCTTTACAATTTATAGAAATAACACACTTTTCTATACTGATCGTGTGTTTGGAAGTGCAGAGATAAGCTATGACCCGTACAAGTGGTTGAATATCACATATCGTATAGGAGCTGACTATTATACTGACAGAAGAAACCAACTCTGGCCATTTCAAGATGCAGCTATTCCAACTGGAAGAGTAAGTCGTGAGGTTATTTCGCAGTTCCAGATAAATACAGATTTAATGGTCAGATTGAAATATCAGTTCAACAAAATTATTTCTGGTTCATTCCTTTTGGGTGCCCACCTTGATCATGAGCTAACAGATAATACATTTGTTCAGGGTACGAGATTTATACTCGCAGATGCACCGCCATACATTTTGAATACATTGGATTATCTCCCGGATGAAGGTAAGACAATCGTTAGAACAGGTGCATTTTATGGCGAGATTGGAGTTGATGTATTTGATCAAGTTTATGTCCGTCTCAGTGGAAGGAATGAGAGTGCTTCAACATACGGAGCAAGAGGTAAGAAAACATATTTCTTCCCATCAGGAAGCGTTGCTTGGGAATTTACAAAACTTCCATTCTTTACCACTCAGCCTATAATTACCTTTGGAAAACTCCGTGCAGCAGTTGGAGTTGCTGGTGTTAGACCACCGGCATATGTGACGCGAACCTACTATGTTAATGCTTCATTTGGTAATGGATGGGGTCCTGTCACTAATGCGATTTATTATGGTGGTGGATCAGTTCAATCATCTCAACTTGGTAACCCAGAAATCAAGCCTGAGCTGACGACCGAAGTTGAATATGGAATTGATTTGAGATTGTTAAGCGATAGGCTGAGCATAAGTGCGACAAGATATACAAATAAGACAAAGGATGCTATTTTGAATGTTGCTGTTCCACCGTCAAGCGGATTTTCAACAAGATGGGCTAACACAGCAAAAATTGACAACAAAGGTACAGAACTTCAAGTTATCGCTGAGTGGTTAAGATTGGGTAGCTTCTCCTGGACAACGACAATTAACTGGTCGCAAAATAAAAATACAGTAGTAGAACTTGCTCCTGGAATTGAATCAATTGCTCTTGCTGGATTTGTTGATCCAAGCTCAAGAGCGGTTAGGGGCTATCCAATGGGTGTTCTTTATGGTTCAAGATGGGAGAGATGGACCAGAGATACTACGGTTACGATCGGAGGAAGACAATATCAATTCAAAGCTGGTTCAATAAGACTTAATCCGAATGGATTCCCAATTCCTTCACCAATTTACGGAGTACTTGGAGATCCGAATCCTGATTGGAGAGCTGGTTTCATTAATACATTGAGATTTGGAAGATTAACTTTAAATGTTGTCGTTGATGTTGCGAAAGGTGGTAAAATCTGGAACGGAACAAAGGGAGCACTTTACTACTTCGGAACCCATGGAGATCAAAACTGGTGGACAACAATTTCTGCTGATGAAGCAAATACATTGAAGAACTATTTAGGTTTAACACCTAACCAGTTTATGGCTACTTATCCAACGAGAAATGTGTATAGGAGAAATCCTGATGGAACAGTTTCATTCCGTGGTTATGTTGCTGACTTTGGTGGCGGAAGGGTTATAGTTGATGAATATTATTTCTATTCAGGACCTGGTTCTGGTTTCACTGGACCGGCTGAGCAATTTATGGAAGATGCTGGATATGTGAAATTAAGAGAAATTTCATTAACATATAACCTGCCTTTAAGAAGGTTTGGGCTTGAAAGCATAGATCTTGGTGTGATTTTGAGGAATATGAAGATATGGACTAAATACACAGGTATTGATCCCGAGACAAACTTGACTGGACCAACAAACGGACAGGGTCTTGACTACTTTAACAATCCACCGATGAGAAGCATAGTTTTCTCAATTAGCGTCAATTATTAA
- a CDS encoding thioredoxin family protein yields the protein MNLKLKQNKKRDDKMNIFNVVGFFVVALALSFLSGQDKKVEVGSVVPDFSLTDLNGKVVKLSDFKGKVVVLEWTNPNCPFVQRVYKEKIMPSVQKEFVQKGVVWIIINSTNPKHKDYLEPKELQKIYNEWGSSYTAYLIDPDGKVGKMFDAKTTPHMFVINKDGKLVYNGAIDDDPRGEKKEKINYVKNALSEILAGKPVSVSITKPYGCSVKYAEQ from the coding sequence ATGAACTTAAAATTAAAACAAAATAAAAAAAGAGATGACAAAATGAACATATTTAATGTAGTTGGATTTTTTGTAGTTGCCTTGGCGCTTTCGTTCTTATCTGGGCAAGATAAAAAAGTTGAAGTTGGAAGCGTTGTCCCTGATTTCAGCTTAACGGATTTGAACGGTAAGGTTGTTAAGTTATCTGATTTTAAAGGGAAGGTAGTAGTTCTTGAATGGACAAATCCAAATTGCCCGTTTGTTCAGCGTGTTTATAAAGAGAAGATAATGCCATCGGTTCAGAAGGAATTTGTCCAAAAGGGCGTAGTGTGGATTATTATAAATTCAACCAATCCTAAACATAAAGATTACTTAGAGCCCAAGGAATTGCAAAAAATTTATAACGAGTGGGGTTCATCTTATACGGCTTATTTAATTGATCCAGATGGCAAAGTTGGAAAAATGTTTGATGCTAAGACGACTCCCCATATGTTTGTTATAAATAAGGATGGTAAACTTGTTTACAATGGCGCAATTGATGATGATCCAAGAGGCGAGAAGAAGGAGAAAATAAATTATGTTAAAAACGCTTTAAGTGAGATCCTTGCTGGTAAGCCAGTTAGCGTAAGCATTACAAAGCCATATGGATGTTCTGTTAAGTATGCAGAGCAGTAA
- a CDS encoding protein-disulfide reductase DsbD family protein gives MKNLAFSLIMIVVLNSLFAKDENPVKVDIISDWDGVSEKFFLGVRFSISPGWYVYWQNPGDAGLAPEIKLTPLSSLKTGEILFPVPRKIVHENIISFGYYNEVVLLIPVQIVSKEFAKKGNVIKAQINWLVCKESCVPGKATLEYVFKKATPKEVSLIKKYKDMLPKKFENSGLEVKNFSVDKKGNSRLIRVELLGKNVGKIRDFYPYPLDKFLIDLKSIKLKDGRIEVMVTPTTADAEVNFLGGLVVVNGEGYELKIKTK, from the coding sequence ATGAAGAACTTGGCGTTTAGCTTGATTATGATCGTTGTTCTAAATTCGCTATTTGCTAAGGATGAAAATCCAGTTAAGGTTGACATTATTTCCGATTGGGATGGTGTTTCGGAAAAATTTTTCCTTGGTGTTAGATTTAGCATCTCTCCTGGTTGGTATGTTTACTGGCAAAATCCAGGGGACGCTGGACTTGCGCCTGAAATTAAGTTAACACCTTTATCGTCTTTGAAAACGGGTGAAATTTTATTTCCAGTTCCGAGAAAAATTGTCCATGAAAACATCATATCTTTTGGTTATTACAATGAGGTTGTGCTTCTGATACCTGTTCAGATTGTTTCAAAGGAATTTGCGAAGAAAGGAAATGTTATTAAAGCTCAGATCAATTGGCTTGTTTGTAAGGAAAGTTGTGTTCCTGGCAAAGCAACCCTTGAGTATGTGTTTAAAAAGGCGACTCCAAAGGAAGTTTCTTTGATCAAAAAATATAAAGATATGTTGCCGAAGAAATTTGAAAATTCTGGGCTTGAGGTTAAAAATTTTAGCGTTGATAAAAAAGGCAATTCAAGATTGATACGAGTTGAATTACTTGGAAAAAATGTTGGGAAAATTCGGGATTTTTATCCGTATCCGTTAGATAAGTTTTTAATTGATTTGAAGAGCATAAAACTCAAAGATGGGCGAATTGAAGTAATGGTCACACCAACAACGGCTGATGCTGAAGTGAACTTTTTGGGTGGTTTAGTCGTCGTAAATGGTGAAGGTTATGAACTTAAAATTAAAACAAAATAA
- a CDS encoding SusD/RagB family nutrient-binding outer membrane lipoprotein — protein sequence MKSILGLILTGVIITFAFLGCSKLTEEYVKGYEDSPLLPATAPAVKIFAGAQAAFIEFYEGTPSKLAAIWAQQATGADRQFMAYDIYNITANDFSNDWFLAYTRVLTNLKIAQQKAQEEGLLNVYGAAKILEGIHMGTVAALWGDVPYSEAAQPERTLTPKYDNQIEVYRAAIAAIDTGIRVLTQNPAALPQDIFSTGGSTAKWIRAGYSAKARYLMHLARKDNYPTDVLDQVISAALNGITATTRTGTPPAAGYGTDDLVFTHGTTYQGNMNLWYSFIVQDRSGYLRALKCYAVRMLGARGAAESGRFNYYFTADSNDLRTTGTAAYAANAYFPVIRASETLLLLAEAYARKGDLANAVTYLNRANTYNNTIFGTTLRTNYTTADFPTQAALLQAIFNEMYLALMHQVEVFNFLRRIDYQIQYTEPGTGRVVPLTPKRGTLFPQRFFYPQSEVSTNPRIPWIQTADDLFAKTRVNGGTR from the coding sequence ATGAAATCAATTCTGGGTTTAATACTAACTGGGGTAATAATAACCTTTGCATTTCTTGGGTGTAGCAAATTAACTGAGGAGTATGTTAAAGGATACGAAGATAGCCCACTTCTACCAGCCACAGCTCCTGCTGTTAAAATTTTCGCTGGAGCGCAAGCTGCATTTATTGAGTTTTATGAGGGAACACCGAGCAAATTAGCAGCTATATGGGCACAACAAGCAACTGGAGCTGATAGACAATTTATGGCTTATGATATTTATAATATTACTGCTAATGATTTTTCAAATGATTGGTTCCTTGCTTATACTCGTGTCTTAACAAACCTTAAAATAGCACAGCAGAAGGCTCAAGAGGAAGGTTTATTAAATGTGTATGGTGCTGCAAAGATCCTTGAGGGAATACATATGGGAACAGTTGCTGCGCTTTGGGGAGATGTGCCTTATTCAGAAGCTGCTCAACCCGAAAGAACTTTAACGCCAAAGTATGATAATCAAATTGAAGTTTATAGGGCTGCCATAGCTGCTATTGACACTGGTATTCGGGTCTTAACACAGAATCCGGCTGCGTTACCACAAGATATATTTTCAACCGGTGGTAGCACTGCCAAGTGGATTAGGGCGGGTTATTCAGCAAAAGCTCGTTATCTTATGCATCTTGCAAGAAAAGATAATTATCCAACTGATGTTCTTGATCAAGTAATTAGTGCAGCTTTAAATGGAATAACTGCAACCACCAGAACTGGTACACCACCAGCAGCTGGATATGGAACTGATGATTTGGTATTCACTCATGGGACAACTTATCAAGGAAATATGAATTTGTGGTATTCCTTCATTGTTCAAGATAGATCTGGTTACCTCAGAGCATTGAAATGCTATGCTGTGAGAATGCTTGGCGCAAGAGGAGCAGCTGAATCAGGAAGATTTAACTATTATTTTACTGCTGATAGCAATGACTTAAGAACGACTGGAACTGCTGCGTATGCAGCAAATGCTTACTTCCCAGTAATAAGAGCATCTGAAACTTTGCTTCTTCTTGCGGAAGCCTACGCAAGAAAAGGAGATCTTGCTAATGCTGTAACTTATTTAAATAGAGCAAATACATACAACAATACTATTTTCGGGACAACATTGAGAACAAATTATACGACTGCCGATTTCCCAACTCAAGCAGCTTTACTGCAGGCAATTTTCAATGAGATGTATCTTGCATTGATGCATCAGGTTGAGGTATTTAATTTCTTGCGAAGGATTGACTATCAGATTCAGTATACTGAGCCAGGGACAGGCCGAGTTGTTCCTTTAACACCGAAGCGTGGGACTTTATTCCCGCAGAGATTTTTCTATCCACAAAGTGAAGTTTCAACGAACCCAAGGATACCATGGATTCAAACTGCGGATGATTTGTTTGCTAAAACCCGTGTTAATGGTGGAACAAGATAA
- a CDS encoding long-chain fatty acid--CoA ligase, which translates to MPVVKPFSTIAEMFDVITRHFIDSEKPAYLYKVAGAYKPLSYKELREMVELTACGLASLGLKKGDKVGIVSENRIEWIIVDFAMTTTGIIDVPVYPTLTPKQIEYIFNNAGVKATFVSNQVQLSKIEKIYDDVKTLDKVIIFTEKGIAAPDYLLSLRELMELGRDFKEKNPDYWINAIKEIKPEDVLTIIYTSGTTGEPKGVVLTHKNLVSNILSATQVVPMTPEDTLLSYLPLSHSFERMAGFYAAFACGGIVALAESIDTIAQNLLEVRPTLMTSVPRLFERLYNRIIKGVESGPAVRKKIFYWALDVGRKYVQASKKGKVPAWLKSQYALANKLVFSKLKERTGGRIKFFVSGGAALAKELGEFFEALGIKIIEGYGLTETSPVLTVNRLDDYKFGTVGKPIPGVEIKIAEDGEILARGPNVMQGYYNNPEATAEVIDKDGWFHTGDIGYFDEDGFLVITDRKKHIFVSSGGKNIAPQPIESLLVQSNYIDQAVVIGEGKPFLTALIVPDFEAIKDYAKQHGIQFNDEKELIHRDEIYRLFEREIKRINKDLAQHEHIRNFRLLEKPFTIEDGELTPTLKVKRKVVEQKYKELIEQMYEELGV; encoded by the coding sequence ATGCCCGTCGTAAAGCCATTTTCTACAATTGCAGAAATGTTTGATGTGATAACTCGTCATTTCATTGATTCCGAAAAGCCAGCATATCTATATAAAGTTGCTGGCGCTTATAAACCGCTTTCATACAAGGAATTAAGAGAGATGGTTGAGCTTACGGCTTGCGGACTTGCTTCACTTGGGCTTAAAAAAGGTGACAAGGTTGGGATTGTATCCGAGAATAGAATTGAATGGATAATAGTTGACTTTGCTATGACAACAACAGGTATAATTGATGTGCCAGTTTATCCTACATTGACGCCGAAGCAAATTGAATATATTTTCAACAATGCGGGTGTTAAGGCGACTTTCGTATCAAATCAAGTTCAATTGTCAAAAATTGAGAAAATTTATGACGATGTGAAAACACTTGATAAAGTTATAATTTTCACTGAAAAAGGGATCGCTGCGCCAGATTATCTTTTGAGTTTGAGGGAGCTGATGGAGCTTGGGAGAGATTTTAAGGAGAAAAATCCAGATTATTGGATAAATGCAATAAAAGAGATTAAGCCAGAAGATGTTTTAACAATAATTTATACATCTGGAACGACGGGAGAGCCAAAAGGGGTTGTGTTAACTCATAAAAACCTCGTTTCAAATATCTTGAGCGCAACTCAAGTTGTCCCGATGACGCCCGAGGATACACTTCTTTCATATCTTCCGCTTTCGCATTCTTTTGAAAGAATGGCTGGATTTTATGCAGCGTTTGCTTGTGGTGGAATCGTGGCTCTTGCCGAAAGCATTGATACAATAGCTCAGAACTTGCTTGAGGTAAGACCGACGCTTATGACATCTGTTCCAAGGCTATTTGAGCGACTTTATAATAGAATAATTAAAGGGGTTGAATCTGGACCAGCAGTAAGAAAAAAGATCTTCTATTGGGCTCTTGATGTTGGAAGAAAATATGTCCAAGCAAGTAAAAAAGGCAAGGTTCCAGCTTGGTTGAAATCTCAATATGCTCTTGCAAATAAACTTGTGTTTTCAAAGTTAAAAGAAAGAACTGGTGGTAGAATAAAGTTCTTCGTCTCTGGCGGAGCTGCACTTGCGAAGGAACTTGGAGAGTTTTTTGAAGCTCTTGGAATTAAAATTATAGAAGGATATGGTTTAACTGAAACATCGCCGGTTTTGACTGTAAATCGCCTTGATGATTATAAGTTTGGAACAGTTGGTAAACCAATACCAGGTGTGGAGATAAAAATTGCTGAGGATGGGGAAATACTCGCGCGAGGTCCAAATGTCATGCAAGGTTATTACAACAATCCAGAAGCAACAGCTGAGGTAATTGATAAAGATGGCTGGTTTCATACAGGTGATATAGGTTATTTTGATGAAGATGGATTTTTAGTTATAACGGATAGGAAAAAACACATTTTTGTTAGTTCAGGTGGTAAGAACATAGCACCACAGCCGATTGAAAGTTTATTAGTGCAATCAAATTACATTGATCAAGCAGTTGTGATAGGCGAGGGGAAACCATTTTTAACTGCTTTGATCGTCCCAGATTTTGAAGCCATAAAAGATTACGCTAAACAACATGGAATACAATTTAACGATGAGAAAGAATTAATCCATAGAGATGAGATTTACAGGTTATTTGAGCGGGAGATTAAAAGAATAAATAAAGATCTCGCTCAGCACGAGCATATCAGAAATTTCCGTTTGCTTGAAAAGCCATTCACGATTGAAGATGGAGAATTGACCCCAACTTTAAAGGTTAAAAGAAAAGTCGTTGAGCAAAAATATAAAGAACTAATTGAGCAAATGTATGAAGAACTTGGCGTTTAG